A region of the Orenia marismortui DSM 5156 genome:
AGATCTTGGTAGAAAATAAAGAAATTAATGGCCCTGGTTCAGATCGAGGTGTTGTATTCCAAGAAGCTGCCCTCTTTCCTTGGCTTAGTGTATTAGATAATGTAAAGTTTGGACTGAAGAATGCAAATATTAAAGAAAATCAAATTGAAAAACAAGCATTAAAATATATTAGCAAAGTCCATTTAAGTAAATTCCAAGATTCGTACCCTCATCAATTGTCTGGTGGAATGAGACAAAGAGCAGCTATTGCTAGAGCATTAGCTATGAATCCCAAAATATTATTGATGGATGAGCCTTTTGGTGCTTTAGATGAACAGACTAGAATGATGTTACAATATGAATTACAGAAAATTTGGCTAGAGAGCAAAAAAACTATTCTTTTTGTTACCCATAATATTAGAGAAGCTGTACAATTATCAGATAGAATAGTTGTCTTTGGTACACAACCAGGAAGAATCAAAGAAGTATTTGAAGTTAAAGCAGCTAGACCTCGTAAAGAAAATAAAGGTTACCTTTTAGAATTAGAAAATAGAATCTTAGCTGTACTTAAAGAAGAAATAGAAAAAGTAATGAAGGAGGAAATGGGCGATGCATACAACTTTGAAGAAGGTTCTCTTCCTTGGGATCCTAATCGCAATATGGGAAGTCATATATAAATTACAAATTTGGCCATCAATCCTCTTCCCTTCTCCTATACAGGTAGGAGAGACTTTATATACAGGCATTATTGATGGCTCTTTTATTATAGCTTTGGGACATAGTTTTAAAAGGTTATTAATCGGTTATGGTCTTGCTTTAATTATTGGTACAATTTTAGGCTTAATTATAGCTTCATCAAAACTGATGGATGAGACCTTAGGAGCATTGGTCTTGGCTTTACAAAGTGTCCCTTCTATTGTTTGGCTTCCATTAGCTATCTTATGGTTTGGTATGGGAGAATCCGCAATTATCTTTGTAGTAATCTTAGGTGGTACTT
Encoded here:
- a CDS encoding ABC transporter ATP-binding protein, which codes for MITIKNINKKFRQKDGSDLTVLKNINFKIKEGEFISLLGPSGCGKSTLLNIIAGLETTNSGKILVENKEINGPGSDRGVVFQEAALFPWLSVLDNVKFGLKNANIKENQIEKQALKYISKVHLSKFQDSYPHQLSGGMRQRAAIARALAMNPKILLMDEPFGALDEQTRMMLQYELQKIWLESKKTILFVTHNIREAVQLSDRIVVFGTQPGRIKEVFEVKAARPRKENKGYLLELENRILAVLKEEIEKVMKEEMGDAYNFEEGSLPWDPNRNMGSHI
- a CDS encoding ABC transporter permease, which codes for MHTTLKKVLFLGILIAIWEVIYKLQIWPSILFPSPIQVGETLYTGIIDGSFIIALGHSFKRLLIGYGLALIIGTILGLIIASSKLMDETLGALVLALQSVPSIVWLPLAILWFGMGESAIIFVVILGGTWNMVINASTGIKNVQPLLIKAAKTMGVKGYNLFFKVTIPAAIPHLITGMRLSWAFCWRALMAGELLGSGNGLGQILMWGREMGNMSMVISIMIIIASLGSLTDSIIFKPLEDKVLERWGLSSK